The Clostridium septicum genome contains a region encoding:
- a CDS encoding helix-turn-helix transcriptional regulator codes for MSSLGNLLKMLYILKRGQKVKVKDLAEELEVDHRQIRRYKEELSEYFDIQSITGPNGGYILCDEYFPFKDILTEKEINNLKRAIDTVSYSEEYELGKAIDKINFTILNSQSESLISEQIIPYSRPKMEIEKINKMYNEINLSILSCKEIIIVYVDNKGSLTRRAIQPHKFLRFKGEYYIIATCKLRNEIRYFKLVRIKEYILTEKRFEKMKNIDELINEYKENSIGIFGGNEIEVELEINPPMANTIKERIWVDNQEVIELEDGKILFKAIMKLGPELISWVLSMGDSVKINSSEELKRQVRIKVENIFKNL; via the coding sequence ATGAGTTCTTTAGGAAATTTATTGAAAATGTTATACATATTAAAAAGAGGACAAAAAGTAAAGGTAAAAGATCTAGCAGAAGAGCTTGAAGTAGATCATAGACAGATTAGAAGGTATAAAGAAGAACTTTCTGAGTATTTCGATATACAATCTATAACAGGTCCAAATGGTGGGTACATATTATGTGATGAATATTTTCCTTTTAAAGATATATTAACGGAAAAGGAAATTAACAATTTAAAAAGAGCAATAGATACTGTAAGTTATTCAGAAGAATATGAATTAGGAAAAGCAATAGATAAGATAAACTTTACTATACTAAATTCCCAAAGTGAATCTTTAATTAGTGAGCAAATAATACCATATTCAAGGCCTAAGATGGAAATTGAAAAAATTAATAAAATGTATAATGAAATTAATTTATCAATTTTAAGTTGTAAGGAAATTATTATAGTTTATGTTGATAACAAGGGAAGTTTAACACGAAGAGCAATACAACCACATAAATTTTTAAGATTCAAAGGAGAATATTATATTATTGCTACTTGTAAATTAAGAAATGAAATTAGATATTTTAAGTTAGTAAGAATTAAAGAGTATATTTTAACAGAGAAAAGATTTGAAAAAATGAAAAATATAGATGAGTTAATAAATGAATATAAGGAAAATAGCATAGGAATATTTGGTGGAAATGAAATAGAGGTAGAATTAGAAATAAATCCCCCAATGGCAAACACTATAAAGGAAAGAATTTGGGTTGATAATCAAGAAGTTATAGAGCTAGAAGATGGAAAAATACTATTTAAAGCTATTATGAAATTAGGACCAGAGCTTATATCTTGGGTTTTAAGTATGGGAGATTCAGTAAAAATAAATTCTTCCGAAGAGTTAAAAAGACAAGTAAGAATAAAAGTGGAAAATATTTTTAAAAATTTATAA
- a CDS encoding glycoside hydrolase domain-containing protein encodes MRVEESKNLNIKLSVLITLFMIFSLFSNLSTPIQAETTRKEYVTTVNDHTIGDELFQFKFSSGWIESTGVNSFYNGDEYWTNATKSFQPSYRLKFYGNKVELYGVKEQTSAICEVSIDGGDIEEVDPYNPTRVTGQKIYEKSGLTDDEHILELKITYRKNQASKNYNGEIDFAKVYHKEIPATGVEMNKESIQIEVGMTDSIKAKVLPSYSTEKNIVYLVEDESIATITEDGEITGIKEGKTNIIATIEGTEIVGKTHLTIIKAGLPLGASIGSTDFHYLQKNYDDIKSLNKTTWNDIAWIGDELNSKIVTWTKDSNVNNVIISSSNFANENGDVIGSINVEISWLKETLANIGRGNPSAPVELFPDIIHNKGDLDIEANKVASAWVNITIPRDAKPGIYNGTITVSAEGLDTPYVFNYSFEVVNLVQPLPKETKTQMEIWQHPYAVARYYGVQKEELFTENHFKYLRPSLEEYRDMGGRGVIAHIVEEAWNHQSYDSDPSMVKWTKSLDGTFKFDYIDFDRWIQFNIDLGIINPKDGFGQIKCYSIVPWNNRIEYYNELTGEKESINPTPGTAEWRVPWTEFLSNFMNHLEEKGWFNITYISMDERSMKDLIASVDLIENIRNSNGESFKISSAMNYQSGNDYSFLDKIDDISIGLSHINHNSEDMKNMAKHRQEAGLLTTIYTCTGDYPNSFTISDSSESAWTMWYSLSQNTDGFMRWSWDGWVEDPLENVSYKYWEPGDPWLIYPAEKNSETKTFYSTPRYERLKEGIRDINKAKYLMENSKELKGEIEALVKSLKRANKGNNGYGSAVAATEKDRELTNNEVKRMRNGINDFAKQYIESKGVSVESVASKHMGNMLY; translated from the coding sequence ATGAGAGTAGAAGAAAGTAAAAACTTAAATATTAAATTAAGTGTCTTAATAACTTTGTTTATGATTTTTTCTTTATTTTCAAATTTAAGTACACCTATACAAGCAGAAACTACTAGAAAAGAATATGTTACTACTGTAAATGATCATACAATAGGAGATGAATTATTTCAGTTTAAATTTTCCTCAGGATGGATAGAAAGTACTGGAGTTAATTCTTTTTATAATGGAGATGAATATTGGACAAATGCAACTAAAAGTTTTCAGCCAAGTTATAGATTAAAATTTTATGGAAATAAGGTTGAGCTTTATGGAGTAAAAGAACAAACATCCGCAATATGCGAAGTTTCTATTGATGGAGGTGATATCGAAGAAGTAGATCCATATAATCCAACTAGGGTAACTGGACAAAAAATATATGAAAAGTCTGGACTTACTGATGATGAGCATATTTTAGAATTAAAGATTACTTATAGAAAAAATCAAGCTTCAAAAAATTATAATGGAGAAATTGATTTTGCAAAGGTATATCATAAAGAAATTCCAGCAACAGGAGTAGAGATGAATAAAGAAAGTATTCAAATAGAAGTAGGAATGACAGATTCAATAAAAGCAAAGGTTTTACCAAGTTATTCAACTGAAAAAAATATTGTTTATTTAGTTGAAGACGAAAGTATTGCAACAATTACAGAAGATGGAGAAATAACAGGAATAAAAGAAGGTAAAACCAATATAATAGCAACTATTGAAGGAACTGAAATAGTTGGAAAAACACATTTAACAATAATTAAAGCAGGATTACCTTTAGGAGCTTCAATTGGTTCTACAGATTTTCATTATCTTCAAAAAAATTACGATGATATAAAATCATTAAATAAAACAACTTGGAATGATATAGCATGGATTGGAGATGAATTAAATTCTAAAATTGTAACTTGGACTAAAGACTCTAATGTTAATAATGTAATTATAAGTTCAAGTAATTTTGCTAATGAAAATGGGGATGTTATAGGGTCAATTAATGTAGAAATTTCCTGGCTTAAAGAAACATTAGCAAATATAGGACGTGGAAATCCTTCAGCTCCTGTAGAATTATTTCCAGATATAATTCATAATAAAGGAGATTTAGATATTGAAGCAAACAAAGTAGCTTCTGCATGGGTTAATATTACTATTCCAAGAGATGCAAAACCTGGTATATATAATGGAACAATTACAGTAAGTGCAGAGGGGTTAGATACACCATACGTATTTAATTATTCATTTGAAGTAGTAAACCTTGTACAACCACTTCCAAAAGAAACTAAAACACAAATGGAAATATGGCAACATCCATATGCCGTTGCAAGATATTATGGAGTACAAAAGGAAGAGTTATTTACAGAAAATCATTTTAAGTATTTAAGGCCAAGTTTAGAGGAATATCGTGATATGGGAGGAAGAGGAGTTATTGCGCATATAGTTGAAGAAGCTTGGAATCACCAATCATATGACAGTGACCCTTCAATGGTAAAATGGACTAAGAGTTTAGATGGAACATTTAAATTTGATTACATAGACTTTGACAGATGGATTCAATTTAATATTGACTTAGGTATAATAAATCCAAAAGATGGATTTGGACAAATAAAGTGTTATAGTATAGTTCCTTGGAATAATAGAATTGAATATTACAATGAATTAACAGGAGAAAAAGAATCTATAAATCCAACGCCAGGAACAGCAGAATGGAGAGTTCCATGGACTGAATTTTTAAGTAACTTTATGAATCATCTTGAAGAAAAGGGCTGGTTTAATATAACATACATTTCTATGGATGAAAGAAGTATGAAGGATTTAATAGCAAGTGTTGATTTAATAGAAAATATAAGAAATAGTAATGGAGAATCATTTAAAATATCTTCTGCTATGAATTATCAAAGTGGAAATGATTATTCATTTTTAGATAAGATTGATGATATATCCATTGGATTATCTCATATAAATCATAATTCTGAAGATATGAAAAATATGGCTAAACATAGACAAGAAGCAGGATTATTAACTACTATTTATACTTGTACAGGAGATTATCCAAATAGTTTTACAATTAGTGATTCATCAGAAAGTGCTTGGACAATGTGGTATTCTCTTTCACAAAATACTGATGGATTTATGCGTTGGTCTTGGGACGGATGGGTTGAGGATCCATTAGAAAATGTATCATATAAATATTGGGAGCCAGGAGATCCATGGCTTATATATCCAGCTGAAAAAAATAGTGAAACTAAAACATTCTATTCTACCCCAAGATATGAAAGATTAAAAGAAGGTATTAGAGATATAAATAAGGCTAAATATCTTATGGAAAACTCAAAAGAATTAAAAGGAGAAATTGAAGCTTTAGTTAAATCTTTAAAGAGGGCTAATAAGGGGAATAATGGATATGGATCAGCAGTAGCAGCAACAGAAAAGGATCGTGAATTAACAAATAATGAGGTTAAGAGAATGCGTAACGGTATAAATGATTTTGCAAAACAATATATAGAATCAAAGGGAGTTTCAGTAGAAAGTGTAGCTTCAAAACATATGGGAAACATGTTATACTGA
- the pepT gene encoding peptidase T — MKKVEERFLEYIKIDTKSDETTGLTPSTKGQLKLAEILAEELKKIGVNKVEISENGYVYAVLEKNCDKNIPTIGFIAHMDTAPDYCGLNVNPQIVQNYDGGDIKLNDEVILSPKFSPELRDYIGKTLITTDGTTLLGADDKAGIAEIMTAIEYLVNHPEIKHGDIKIGFTPDEEIGEGADHFNVEMFKADFAYTIDGGAIGELEFENFNAAGVKVEIKGVNVHPGYAKNKMINSIMVAHEFINKLPLNEVPEKTEKYEGFSHLTDIKGSIEKTTLDFIIRDFFADTFEERKEKFKEIEKELNEVYGEGVVTVKVKEQYRNMKEKIEPIMHIVETAKKAMEDANVTPKVKPIRGGTDGARLSYMGLPTPNLFAGGENFHGKYEYIPIESMEKAVEVILNIVRIYSEK; from the coding sequence ATGAAAAAAGTAGAAGAAAGATTTTTAGAATATATTAAAATAGATACTAAGTCAGATGAAACTACAGGATTAACTCCAAGTACAAAAGGACAATTAAAATTAGCAGAAATTCTTGCAGAAGAACTTAAAAAAATAGGTGTAAACAAAGTTGAAATAAGTGAAAATGGGTATGTTTATGCAGTATTAGAAAAAAACTGTGATAAAAATATACCTACAATAGGGTTTATAGCCCATATGGATACGGCACCAGATTACTGTGGACTTAATGTTAATCCACAAATAGTTCAAAACTATGATGGAGGAGATATAAAGTTAAATGATGAGGTAATTTTATCACCTAAATTTTCTCCAGAGCTTAGAGATTATATAGGAAAGACTCTTATAACTACGGATGGAACAACACTTTTAGGGGCAGATGATAAGGCTGGAATAGCGGAAATAATGACAGCTATTGAATATTTAGTTAACCATCCAGAAATAAAACATGGTGATATTAAAATAGGTTTTACACCAGATGAGGAAATAGGAGAAGGAGCAGATCACTTTAATGTTGAAATGTTTAAAGCTGATTTTGCTTATACAATAGATGGTGGAGCAATAGGAGAGTTAGAGTTTGAAAACTTTAATGCAGCTGGAGTAAAGGTTGAAATTAAAGGCGTTAATGTTCATCCAGGATATGCAAAAAATAAAATGATTAACTCAATTATGGTAGCCCATGAATTTATAAATAAATTACCATTAAATGAAGTACCAGAAAAAACAGAAAAATATGAAGGCTTTTCACATCTTACAGATATAAAAGGAAGCATAGAAAAAACAACATTAGATTTTATAATAAGAGATTTCTTTGCAGATACTTTTGAAGAGAGAAAAGAAAAATTTAAAGAAATAGAAAAAGAATTAAATGAAGTTTATGGTGAAGGTGTAGTAACAGTAAAGGTAAAAGAACAATATAGAAATATGAAGGAAAAAATAGAGCCAATAATGCACATAGTTGAAACAGCTAAAAAAGCAATGGAAGATGCAAATGTAACTCCAAAGGTAAAACCAATTAGAGGTGGTACAGATGGGGCAAGACTTTCATATATGGGATTACCAACACCAAATTTATTTGCTGGTGGAGAAAACTTTCATGGTAAATATGAATATATTCCAATAGAATCAATGGAGAAAGCTGTAGAAGTAATACTTAATATAGTTAGAATTTATTCAGAGAAATAA